One Neodiprion pinetum isolate iyNeoPine1 chromosome 1, iyNeoPine1.2, whole genome shotgun sequence genomic window carries:
- the Ca-Ma2d gene encoding ca[2+] channel Muscle-specific alpha2/delta subunit isoform X1, with protein sequence MSHNENLVVRFSVILIVLLVPGVSVARDAKTVEQWAERIGSELWQLANATARSDDLKNQYVKQNARIEEKSGQEMVKSISDSVGRMLSRKMDAVRCILKKAEEAAELYNASGLPDRLHLTNETIPSMNMSYFSGKYSSVNNVPVKLPESLLNTSAMYSPMNLTADSHFYNIPVNTDFSSVHVPTNVYDLDVKVNAAIQWSKALDQVFRQNYRSDPALSWQYFGSSTGILRLYPAIQWRTEGDKPDLYDCRMRSWFIESATCSKDMVILIDISGSMQGMGYSIAKTTAVEILGTLSNNDFVTIIAYTNETTEVVPCFNGTLVQATPENIAVFKDGLEKLNTTNPTILSKAFNKAFDLLETFRTSKQCNASNPCTQAIMLLTDGVPGDVAEVFAERNRLENGTYMPVRVFTYLLGRDVTKTPEIQSMACSNRGYYSHVHTLSEVREQVLKYINVIARPLVLQKDIHPLSWTHAYADISNPALATWLGLVMEHPEQKSRLITHLKGKEQGVQINEDAIYIQKPNAEDSNSSTALKTAYQEYRLLTSVSVPAFDRKGNRNNETKLANLLGVAGTDVPLDEINRLTLPYKLGVNGYAFIVSNNGYAILHPDLRPAYKGTLKLNYNSIDLTEVEVIGEDLGPRIPGEEVLTLRAALVNHRNGTLSNVTIKFHYDDYRRVTFEKRNYFYEALPGTPFGLAIALPEYGTKWINVGEEIKKNWNMGRKIMDYFRGDRWRIHPGWVYCRFHYLEGHEFDRPEDEVKFFLESLDNPDTWEWHEQYETKSDSNNTNEKVENNEESRMKQDELEPSADEDDESTVETEYATDDGDYMYPYDEKMSENENDTQPCNRKTLDDNAYYCNKELMELLVFDAKATNVSFTGRFIFSNETERQLAAMYGVFLRFVATQSGLTRWQDVGDSPDVENDSWFWNQGEENIKLEFGDLHRRAVNEPWYKGAIFQHTVDPESISVTVPTIRGADAVVTVAQAIFPKDGAQKAPAAVIGFQMPMESLYARFQDLTQDHTESNFSCASAVIDCYLIDQNGYVVVSDLNETGIFFGTVQGGVMKSMIYQGAYKPVVFYDYQALCSYPTFKGAANFLKTPFHHLAQLSTWLITRLMWLTLQIVEFPVAWSKKDMNEDAPAPPPPPKRVIEHYACDEKRTLYILQPKLAEHLTNVSDYPSRPFYAEKVPFTNLVLVVVNVSYPSSYERIELHPTEIRPEFYSNGGQEFPCHKLNLTHLERRGLEGCYAEDPGEDEIKDCGA encoded by the exons ATGTCCCACAACGAGAACCTCGTCGTCAGGTTCTCCGTAATACTCATCGTTCTACTTGTACCCGGTGTCAGTGTCGCTCGAGATGCCAAAAC AGTTGAACAATGGGCGGAAAGAATCGGCTCGGAACTGTGGCAGCTTGCGAATGCTACGGCACGCTCGGATGATTTAAAGAAT CAATACGTGAAGCAAAATGCCCGAATCGAGGAGAAATCGGGACAGGAGATGGTCAAGTCAATCTCAGACAGCGTTGGACGCATGTTAAGTCGAAAGATGGACGCGGTCCGCTGCATCTTGAAGAAGGCCGAAGAAGCGGCTGAGCTATACAACGCATCCGGACTTCCTGACAGGCTCCATCTAACCAACGAGACAATACCTAGTATGAACATGTCCTACTTCTCGGGCAAATACAGTTCTGTCAATAATGTGCCTGTCAAATTGCCGGAATCCCTCCTCAACACATCCGCCATGTACAG CCCGATGAACCTCACTGCAGATTCGCACTTTTACAACATCCCCGTGAACACGGACTTCTCCTCAGTCCACGTGCCAACGAATGTGTACGATCTGGATGTGAAGGTAAATGCTGCGATACAATGGTCGAAGGCCTTGGACCAAGTATTTCGACAAAACTACAGATCCGACCCAGCCCTTTCCTGGCAATATTTCGGATCGAGCACCGGCATCCTTCGGCTGTACCCGGCCATACAATGGCGCACGGAAGGTGATAAGCCTGACCTTTACGACTGCAGGATGCGCAGCTGGTTCATCGAGTCGGCAACATGCAGCAAAGACATGGTCATTCTCATCGACATTAGCGGTAGCATGCAGGGCATGGGCTACTCGATCG CAAAGACAACCGCAGTGGAAATTTTGGGGACGCTGTCGAACAACGACTTCGTGACGATAATCGCCTACACGAACGAAACAACCGAGGTGGTGCCCTGCTTCAATGGTACCTTGGTACAAGCAACCCCTGAGAATATAGCGGTGTTCAAAGATGGATTGGAGAAATTAAACACCACGAATCCAACGATTCTCAGCAAAGCCTTCAACAAGGCTTTTGACCTCTTGGAAACGTTCCGAACGTCCAAGCAGTGTAACGCATCAAATCCATGCACCCAGGCCATCATGCTTCTTACCGATGGTGTGCCCGGAGACGTTGCGGAG GTATTTGCCGAGCGAAACAGGCTGGAAAACGGAACATACATGCCCGTCCGTGTTTTTACGTATCTACTTGGCCGTGACGTTACGAAGACACCAGAAATTCAGTCGATGGCTTGCTCGAACAGAGGCTACTACTCTCACGTCCACACCCTGTCAGAGGTCCGTGAACAAGTCCTCAAATACATCAATGTCATAGCGAGACCGCTCGTACTCCAGAAGGATATCCATCCGCTCAGTTGGACTCATGCCTACGCGGACATCTCG AATCCGGCACTAGCTACGTGGCTGGGGCTGGTAATGGAGCACCCTGAGCAAAAGTCGAGGCTCATCACGCATCTGAAAGGAAAGGAACAAGGCGTGCAAATAAACGAGGATGCCATCTACATTCAGAAG CCTAATGCGGAGGACTCTAACTCGTCCACCGCACTGAAGACGGCTTATCAGGAGTACCGGCTGTTAACATCCGTCAGTGTCCCAGCGTTCGACCGGAAGGGTAACCGGAACAACGAAACGAAACTTGCCAACCTCTTGGGGGTCGCCGGGACCGATGTTCCCCTGGACGAGATAAACAGGTTGACGCTTCCTTACAAACTCGGCGTCAACGGGTACGCTTTCATAGTTTCCAACAACGGGTACGCTATTCTTCATCCTGATCTTAGGCCTGCCTACAAGGGAACTCTAAAATTAAACTACAACAGTATCGACCTCACAGAGGTCGAAGTGATCGGTGAAGATCTGGGACCCAG AATCCCCGGAGAGGAGGTGCTGACGCTGAGAGCAGCTCTAGTCAACCATAGAAATGGTACTTTGTCAAATGTCACGATAAAGTTCCATTACGACGACTACAGGAGGGTCACCTTCGAGAAACGAAACTACTTTTACGAAGCCCTACCAGGAACACCCTTCGGCCTAGCCATAGCACTTCCGGAATATGGTACCAAATGGATCAAT GTTGGCGAAGAGATAAAGAAGAACTGGAATATGGGTAGAAAAATCATGGACTATTTCCGCGGTGACCGTTGGCGAATTCATCCCGGCTGGGTCTACTGCCGTTTTCACTATCTTGAAGGACATGAGTTCGATCGACCTGAAGATgaggtgaaattctttctTGAATCTCTTGATAATCCCGATACCTGGGAATGGCACGAACAATACGAAACCAAGTCAGACTCCAATAATACGAACGAGAAGGTAGAGAATAATGAGGAGAGCAGGATGAAGCAGGATGAACTTGAACCTTCGGCCGATGAGGACGATGAGTCGACTGTCGAGACTGAATACGCGACTGATGATGGCGACTATATGTACCCATACGACGAAAAGAtgtcagaaaatgaaaatgatacaCAACCTTGCAACCGGAAGACGCTTGACGACAACGCTTATTACTGCAACAAGGAATTAATGGAACTTCTTGTTTTCGATGCGAAAGCGACAAACGTCAGTTTCACAGGAAGATTTATCTTCTCAAATGAAACAGAACGGCAATTGGCCGCCATGTACGGAGTCTTTCTGCGATTTGTCGCAACCCAGAGTGGACTCACGCGATGGCAAGACGTTGGAGACTCTCCCGATGTAGAAAATGATTCATGGTTTTGGAACCAGGGAGAAGAAAACATTAAACTCGAGTTTGGCGACCTCCATCGACGAGCGGTAAATGAACCATGGTATAAGGGAGCCATTTTTCAGCACACCGTTGATCCCGAAAGTATCTCGGTGACAG TTCCAACTATCCGAGGGGCAGACGCCGTCGTGACTGTGGCACAAGCGATATTCCCCAAAGATGGAGCCCAAAAAGCTCCCGCGGCCGTTATCGGATTCCAAATGCCGATGGAGTCTTTATACGCAAGGTTTCAGGACCTGACTCAAGACCACACTGAATCAAACTTTTCCTGTGCTAGTGCAGTGATCGATTGCTACCTGATAGACCAAAACGGCTACGTTGTAGTTTCTGACTTGAACGAAACTGGGATATTCTTTGGCACCGTTCAGGGTGGTGTTATGAAGTCCATGATTTACCAAGGCGCGTACAAGCCCGTGGTGTTCTACGATTATCAAGCGCTTTGTTCCTATCCT ACGTTCAAGGGTGCCGCTAATTTCCTCAAGACTCCATTTCACCACTTGGCGCAACTCTCGACCTGGCTCATTACTCGCCTGATGTGGCTAACTTTGCAGATCGTCGAGTTTCCGGTGGCTTGGAGTAAGAAAGATATGAACGAAGACGCTCCAGCACCGCCTCCTCCACCCAAAAGGGTTATCGAACATTACGCTTGTGACGAAAAAAGGACCCTCTACATTTTGCAGCCGAAGCTCGCAGAACATTTGACCAACGTCTCCGATTATCCGTCGCGACCATTTTATGCTGAAAAG GTCCCTTTTACCAACCTCGTGCTTGTCGTCGTCAATGTCTCGTACCCGTCATCTTACGAACGCATTGAACTACACCCCACGGAGATACGTCCGGAGTTTTACTCGAATGGAGGCCAAGAATTCCCCTGCCACAAATTGAATCTCACTCACCTGGAGAGACGTGGACTTGAAGGATGTTACGCGGAAGATCCTGGAGAGGATGAAATTAAAGACTGTGGCGCTTGA
- the Ca-Ma2d gene encoding ca[2+] channel Muscle-specific alpha2/delta subunit isoform X2 encodes MSHNENLVVRFSVILIVLLVPGVSVARDAKTVEQWAERIGSELWQLANATARSDDLKNQYVKQNARIEEKSGQEMVKSISDSVGRMLSRKMDAVRCILKKAEEAAELYNASGLPDRLHLTNETIPSMNMSYFSGKYSSVNNVPVKLPESLLNTSAMYSPMNLTADSHFYNIPVNTDFSSVHVPTNVYDLDVKVNAAIQWSKALDQVFRQNYRSDPALSWQYFGSSTGILRLYPAIQWRTEGDKPDLYDCRMRSWFIESATCSKDMVILIDISGSMQGMGYSIAKTTAVEILGTLSNNDFVTIIAYTNETTEVVPCFNGTLVQATPENIAVFKDGLEKLNTTNPTILSKAFNKAFDLLETFRTSKQCNASNPCTQAIMLLTDGVPGDVAEVFAERNRLENGTYMPVRVFTYLLGRDVTKTPEIQSMACSNRGYYSHVHTLSEVREQVLKYINVIARPLVLQKDIHPLSWTHAYADISPNAEDSNSSTALKTAYQEYRLLTSVSVPAFDRKGNRNNETKLANLLGVAGTDVPLDEINRLTLPYKLGVNGYAFIVSNNGYAILHPDLRPAYKGTLKLNYNSIDLTEVEVIGEDLGPRIPGEEVLTLRAALVNHRNGTLSNVTIKFHYDDYRRVTFEKRNYFYEALPGTPFGLAIALPEYGTKWINVGEEIKKNWNMGRKIMDYFRGDRWRIHPGWVYCRFHYLEGHEFDRPEDEVKFFLESLDNPDTWEWHEQYETKSDSNNTNEKVENNEESRMKQDELEPSADEDDESTVETEYATDDGDYMYPYDEKMSENENDTQPCNRKTLDDNAYYCNKELMELLVFDAKATNVSFTGRFIFSNETERQLAAMYGVFLRFVATQSGLTRWQDVGDSPDVENDSWFWNQGEENIKLEFGDLHRRAVNEPWYKGAIFQHTVDPESISVTVPTIRGADAVVTVAQAIFPKDGAQKAPAAVIGFQMPMESLYARFQDLTQDHTESNFSCASAVIDCYLIDQNGYVVVSDLNETGIFFGTVQGGVMKSMIYQGAYKPVVFYDYQALCSYPTFKGAANFLKTPFHHLAQLSTWLITRLMWLTLQIVEFPVAWSKKDMNEDAPAPPPPPKRVIEHYACDEKRTLYILQPKLAEHLTNVSDYPSRPFYAEKVPFTNLVLVVVNVSYPSSYERIELHPTEIRPEFYSNGGQEFPCHKLNLTHLERRGLEGCYAEDPGEDEIKDCGA; translated from the exons ATGTCCCACAACGAGAACCTCGTCGTCAGGTTCTCCGTAATACTCATCGTTCTACTTGTACCCGGTGTCAGTGTCGCTCGAGATGCCAAAAC AGTTGAACAATGGGCGGAAAGAATCGGCTCGGAACTGTGGCAGCTTGCGAATGCTACGGCACGCTCGGATGATTTAAAGAAT CAATACGTGAAGCAAAATGCCCGAATCGAGGAGAAATCGGGACAGGAGATGGTCAAGTCAATCTCAGACAGCGTTGGACGCATGTTAAGTCGAAAGATGGACGCGGTCCGCTGCATCTTGAAGAAGGCCGAAGAAGCGGCTGAGCTATACAACGCATCCGGACTTCCTGACAGGCTCCATCTAACCAACGAGACAATACCTAGTATGAACATGTCCTACTTCTCGGGCAAATACAGTTCTGTCAATAATGTGCCTGTCAAATTGCCGGAATCCCTCCTCAACACATCCGCCATGTACAG CCCGATGAACCTCACTGCAGATTCGCACTTTTACAACATCCCCGTGAACACGGACTTCTCCTCAGTCCACGTGCCAACGAATGTGTACGATCTGGATGTGAAGGTAAATGCTGCGATACAATGGTCGAAGGCCTTGGACCAAGTATTTCGACAAAACTACAGATCCGACCCAGCCCTTTCCTGGCAATATTTCGGATCGAGCACCGGCATCCTTCGGCTGTACCCGGCCATACAATGGCGCACGGAAGGTGATAAGCCTGACCTTTACGACTGCAGGATGCGCAGCTGGTTCATCGAGTCGGCAACATGCAGCAAAGACATGGTCATTCTCATCGACATTAGCGGTAGCATGCAGGGCATGGGCTACTCGATCG CAAAGACAACCGCAGTGGAAATTTTGGGGACGCTGTCGAACAACGACTTCGTGACGATAATCGCCTACACGAACGAAACAACCGAGGTGGTGCCCTGCTTCAATGGTACCTTGGTACAAGCAACCCCTGAGAATATAGCGGTGTTCAAAGATGGATTGGAGAAATTAAACACCACGAATCCAACGATTCTCAGCAAAGCCTTCAACAAGGCTTTTGACCTCTTGGAAACGTTCCGAACGTCCAAGCAGTGTAACGCATCAAATCCATGCACCCAGGCCATCATGCTTCTTACCGATGGTGTGCCCGGAGACGTTGCGGAG GTATTTGCCGAGCGAAACAGGCTGGAAAACGGAACATACATGCCCGTCCGTGTTTTTACGTATCTACTTGGCCGTGACGTTACGAAGACACCAGAAATTCAGTCGATGGCTTGCTCGAACAGAGGCTACTACTCTCACGTCCACACCCTGTCAGAGGTCCGTGAACAAGTCCTCAAATACATCAATGTCATAGCGAGACCGCTCGTACTCCAGAAGGATATCCATCCGCTCAGTTGGACTCATGCCTACGCGGACATCTCG CCTAATGCGGAGGACTCTAACTCGTCCACCGCACTGAAGACGGCTTATCAGGAGTACCGGCTGTTAACATCCGTCAGTGTCCCAGCGTTCGACCGGAAGGGTAACCGGAACAACGAAACGAAACTTGCCAACCTCTTGGGGGTCGCCGGGACCGATGTTCCCCTGGACGAGATAAACAGGTTGACGCTTCCTTACAAACTCGGCGTCAACGGGTACGCTTTCATAGTTTCCAACAACGGGTACGCTATTCTTCATCCTGATCTTAGGCCTGCCTACAAGGGAACTCTAAAATTAAACTACAACAGTATCGACCTCACAGAGGTCGAAGTGATCGGTGAAGATCTGGGACCCAG AATCCCCGGAGAGGAGGTGCTGACGCTGAGAGCAGCTCTAGTCAACCATAGAAATGGTACTTTGTCAAATGTCACGATAAAGTTCCATTACGACGACTACAGGAGGGTCACCTTCGAGAAACGAAACTACTTTTACGAAGCCCTACCAGGAACACCCTTCGGCCTAGCCATAGCACTTCCGGAATATGGTACCAAATGGATCAAT GTTGGCGAAGAGATAAAGAAGAACTGGAATATGGGTAGAAAAATCATGGACTATTTCCGCGGTGACCGTTGGCGAATTCATCCCGGCTGGGTCTACTGCCGTTTTCACTATCTTGAAGGACATGAGTTCGATCGACCTGAAGATgaggtgaaattctttctTGAATCTCTTGATAATCCCGATACCTGGGAATGGCACGAACAATACGAAACCAAGTCAGACTCCAATAATACGAACGAGAAGGTAGAGAATAATGAGGAGAGCAGGATGAAGCAGGATGAACTTGAACCTTCGGCCGATGAGGACGATGAGTCGACTGTCGAGACTGAATACGCGACTGATGATGGCGACTATATGTACCCATACGACGAAAAGAtgtcagaaaatgaaaatgatacaCAACCTTGCAACCGGAAGACGCTTGACGACAACGCTTATTACTGCAACAAGGAATTAATGGAACTTCTTGTTTTCGATGCGAAAGCGACAAACGTCAGTTTCACAGGAAGATTTATCTTCTCAAATGAAACAGAACGGCAATTGGCCGCCATGTACGGAGTCTTTCTGCGATTTGTCGCAACCCAGAGTGGACTCACGCGATGGCAAGACGTTGGAGACTCTCCCGATGTAGAAAATGATTCATGGTTTTGGAACCAGGGAGAAGAAAACATTAAACTCGAGTTTGGCGACCTCCATCGACGAGCGGTAAATGAACCATGGTATAAGGGAGCCATTTTTCAGCACACCGTTGATCCCGAAAGTATCTCGGTGACAG TTCCAACTATCCGAGGGGCAGACGCCGTCGTGACTGTGGCACAAGCGATATTCCCCAAAGATGGAGCCCAAAAAGCTCCCGCGGCCGTTATCGGATTCCAAATGCCGATGGAGTCTTTATACGCAAGGTTTCAGGACCTGACTCAAGACCACACTGAATCAAACTTTTCCTGTGCTAGTGCAGTGATCGATTGCTACCTGATAGACCAAAACGGCTACGTTGTAGTTTCTGACTTGAACGAAACTGGGATATTCTTTGGCACCGTTCAGGGTGGTGTTATGAAGTCCATGATTTACCAAGGCGCGTACAAGCCCGTGGTGTTCTACGATTATCAAGCGCTTTGTTCCTATCCT ACGTTCAAGGGTGCCGCTAATTTCCTCAAGACTCCATTTCACCACTTGGCGCAACTCTCGACCTGGCTCATTACTCGCCTGATGTGGCTAACTTTGCAGATCGTCGAGTTTCCGGTGGCTTGGAGTAAGAAAGATATGAACGAAGACGCTCCAGCACCGCCTCCTCCACCCAAAAGGGTTATCGAACATTACGCTTGTGACGAAAAAAGGACCCTCTACATTTTGCAGCCGAAGCTCGCAGAACATTTGACCAACGTCTCCGATTATCCGTCGCGACCATTTTATGCTGAAAAG GTCCCTTTTACCAACCTCGTGCTTGTCGTCGTCAATGTCTCGTACCCGTCATCTTACGAACGCATTGAACTACACCCCACGGAGATACGTCCGGAGTTTTACTCGAATGGAGGCCAAGAATTCCCCTGCCACAAATTGAATCTCACTCACCTGGAGAGACGTGGACTTGAAGGATGTTACGCGGAAGATCCTGGAGAGGATGAAATTAAAGACTGTGGCGCTTGA
- the Ca-Ma2d gene encoding ca[2+] channel Muscle-specific alpha2/delta subunit isoform X3, which yields MVKSISDSVGRMLSRKMDAVRCILKKAEEAAELYNASGLPDRLHLTNETIPSMNMSYFSGKYSSVNNVPVKLPESLLNTSAMYSPMNLTADSHFYNIPVNTDFSSVHVPTNVYDLDVKVNAAIQWSKALDQVFRQNYRSDPALSWQYFGSSTGILRLYPAIQWRTEGDKPDLYDCRMRSWFIESATCSKDMVILIDISGSMQGMGYSIAKTTAVEILGTLSNNDFVTIIAYTNETTEVVPCFNGTLVQATPENIAVFKDGLEKLNTTNPTILSKAFNKAFDLLETFRTSKQCNASNPCTQAIMLLTDGVPGDVAEVFAERNRLENGTYMPVRVFTYLLGRDVTKTPEIQSMACSNRGYYSHVHTLSEVREQVLKYINVIARPLVLQKDIHPLSWTHAYADISNPALATWLGLVMEHPEQKSRLITHLKGKEQGVQINEDAIYIQKPNAEDSNSSTALKTAYQEYRLLTSVSVPAFDRKGNRNNETKLANLLGVAGTDVPLDEINRLTLPYKLGVNGYAFIVSNNGYAILHPDLRPAYKGTLKLNYNSIDLTEVEVIGEDLGPRIPGEEVLTLRAALVNHRNGTLSNVTIKFHYDDYRRVTFEKRNYFYEALPGTPFGLAIALPEYGTKWINVGEEIKKNWNMGRKIMDYFRGDRWRIHPGWVYCRFHYLEGHEFDRPEDEVKFFLESLDNPDTWEWHEQYETKSDSNNTNEKVENNEESRMKQDELEPSADEDDESTVETEYATDDGDYMYPYDEKMSENENDTQPCNRKTLDDNAYYCNKELMELLVFDAKATNVSFTGRFIFSNETERQLAAMYGVFLRFVATQSGLTRWQDVGDSPDVENDSWFWNQGEENIKLEFGDLHRRAVNEPWYKGAIFQHTVDPESISVTVPTIRGADAVVTVAQAIFPKDGAQKAPAAVIGFQMPMESLYARFQDLTQDHTESNFSCASAVIDCYLIDQNGYVVVSDLNETGIFFGTVQGGVMKSMIYQGAYKPVVFYDYQALCSYPTFKGAANFLKTPFHHLAQLSTWLITRLMWLTLQIVEFPVAWSKKDMNEDAPAPPPPPKRVIEHYACDEKRTLYILQPKLAEHLTNVSDYPSRPFYAEKVPFTNLVLVVVNVSYPSSYERIELHPTEIRPEFYSNGGQEFPCHKLNLTHLERRGLEGCYAEDPGEDEIKDCGA from the exons ATGGTCAAGTCAATCTCAGACAGCGTTGGACGCATGTTAAGTCGAAAGATGGACGCGGTCCGCTGCATCTTGAAGAAGGCCGAAGAAGCGGCTGAGCTATACAACGCATCCGGACTTCCTGACAGGCTCCATCTAACCAACGAGACAATACCTAGTATGAACATGTCCTACTTCTCGGGCAAATACAGTTCTGTCAATAATGTGCCTGTCAAATTGCCGGAATCCCTCCTCAACACATCCGCCATGTACAG CCCGATGAACCTCACTGCAGATTCGCACTTTTACAACATCCCCGTGAACACGGACTTCTCCTCAGTCCACGTGCCAACGAATGTGTACGATCTGGATGTGAAGGTAAATGCTGCGATACAATGGTCGAAGGCCTTGGACCAAGTATTTCGACAAAACTACAGATCCGACCCAGCCCTTTCCTGGCAATATTTCGGATCGAGCACCGGCATCCTTCGGCTGTACCCGGCCATACAATGGCGCACGGAAGGTGATAAGCCTGACCTTTACGACTGCAGGATGCGCAGCTGGTTCATCGAGTCGGCAACATGCAGCAAAGACATGGTCATTCTCATCGACATTAGCGGTAGCATGCAGGGCATGGGCTACTCGATCG CAAAGACAACCGCAGTGGAAATTTTGGGGACGCTGTCGAACAACGACTTCGTGACGATAATCGCCTACACGAACGAAACAACCGAGGTGGTGCCCTGCTTCAATGGTACCTTGGTACAAGCAACCCCTGAGAATATAGCGGTGTTCAAAGATGGATTGGAGAAATTAAACACCACGAATCCAACGATTCTCAGCAAAGCCTTCAACAAGGCTTTTGACCTCTTGGAAACGTTCCGAACGTCCAAGCAGTGTAACGCATCAAATCCATGCACCCAGGCCATCATGCTTCTTACCGATGGTGTGCCCGGAGACGTTGCGGAG GTATTTGCCGAGCGAAACAGGCTGGAAAACGGAACATACATGCCCGTCCGTGTTTTTACGTATCTACTTGGCCGTGACGTTACGAAGACACCAGAAATTCAGTCGATGGCTTGCTCGAACAGAGGCTACTACTCTCACGTCCACACCCTGTCAGAGGTCCGTGAACAAGTCCTCAAATACATCAATGTCATAGCGAGACCGCTCGTACTCCAGAAGGATATCCATCCGCTCAGTTGGACTCATGCCTACGCGGACATCTCG AATCCGGCACTAGCTACGTGGCTGGGGCTGGTAATGGAGCACCCTGAGCAAAAGTCGAGGCTCATCACGCATCTGAAAGGAAAGGAACAAGGCGTGCAAATAAACGAGGATGCCATCTACATTCAGAAG CCTAATGCGGAGGACTCTAACTCGTCCACCGCACTGAAGACGGCTTATCAGGAGTACCGGCTGTTAACATCCGTCAGTGTCCCAGCGTTCGACCGGAAGGGTAACCGGAACAACGAAACGAAACTTGCCAACCTCTTGGGGGTCGCCGGGACCGATGTTCCCCTGGACGAGATAAACAGGTTGACGCTTCCTTACAAACTCGGCGTCAACGGGTACGCTTTCATAGTTTCCAACAACGGGTACGCTATTCTTCATCCTGATCTTAGGCCTGCCTACAAGGGAACTCTAAAATTAAACTACAACAGTATCGACCTCACAGAGGTCGAAGTGATCGGTGAAGATCTGGGACCCAG AATCCCCGGAGAGGAGGTGCTGACGCTGAGAGCAGCTCTAGTCAACCATAGAAATGGTACTTTGTCAAATGTCACGATAAAGTTCCATTACGACGACTACAGGAGGGTCACCTTCGAGAAACGAAACTACTTTTACGAAGCCCTACCAGGAACACCCTTCGGCCTAGCCATAGCACTTCCGGAATATGGTACCAAATGGATCAAT GTTGGCGAAGAGATAAAGAAGAACTGGAATATGGGTAGAAAAATCATGGACTATTTCCGCGGTGACCGTTGGCGAATTCATCCCGGCTGGGTCTACTGCCGTTTTCACTATCTTGAAGGACATGAGTTCGATCGACCTGAAGATgaggtgaaattctttctTGAATCTCTTGATAATCCCGATACCTGGGAATGGCACGAACAATACGAAACCAAGTCAGACTCCAATAATACGAACGAGAAGGTAGAGAATAATGAGGAGAGCAGGATGAAGCAGGATGAACTTGAACCTTCGGCCGATGAGGACGATGAGTCGACTGTCGAGACTGAATACGCGACTGATGATGGCGACTATATGTACCCATACGACGAAAAGAtgtcagaaaatgaaaatgatacaCAACCTTGCAACCGGAAGACGCTTGACGACAACGCTTATTACTGCAACAAGGAATTAATGGAACTTCTTGTTTTCGATGCGAAAGCGACAAACGTCAGTTTCACAGGAAGATTTATCTTCTCAAATGAAACAGAACGGCAATTGGCCGCCATGTACGGAGTCTTTCTGCGATTTGTCGCAACCCAGAGTGGACTCACGCGATGGCAAGACGTTGGAGACTCTCCCGATGTAGAAAATGATTCATGGTTTTGGAACCAGGGAGAAGAAAACATTAAACTCGAGTTTGGCGACCTCCATCGACGAGCGGTAAATGAACCATGGTATAAGGGAGCCATTTTTCAGCACACCGTTGATCCCGAAAGTATCTCGGTGACAG TTCCAACTATCCGAGGGGCAGACGCCGTCGTGACTGTGGCACAAGCGATATTCCCCAAAGATGGAGCCCAAAAAGCTCCCGCGGCCGTTATCGGATTCCAAATGCCGATGGAGTCTTTATACGCAAGGTTTCAGGACCTGACTCAAGACCACACTGAATCAAACTTTTCCTGTGCTAGTGCAGTGATCGATTGCTACCTGATAGACCAAAACGGCTACGTTGTAGTTTCTGACTTGAACGAAACTGGGATATTCTTTGGCACCGTTCAGGGTGGTGTTATGAAGTCCATGATTTACCAAGGCGCGTACAAGCCCGTGGTGTTCTACGATTATCAAGCGCTTTGTTCCTATCCT ACGTTCAAGGGTGCCGCTAATTTCCTCAAGACTCCATTTCACCACTTGGCGCAACTCTCGACCTGGCTCATTACTCGCCTGATGTGGCTAACTTTGCAGATCGTCGAGTTTCCGGTGGCTTGGAGTAAGAAAGATATGAACGAAGACGCTCCAGCACCGCCTCCTCCACCCAAAAGGGTTATCGAACATTACGCTTGTGACGAAAAAAGGACCCTCTACATTTTGCAGCCGAAGCTCGCAGAACATTTGACCAACGTCTCCGATTATCCGTCGCGACCATTTTATGCTGAAAAG GTCCCTTTTACCAACCTCGTGCTTGTCGTCGTCAATGTCTCGTACCCGTCATCTTACGAACGCATTGAACTACACCCCACGGAGATACGTCCGGAGTTTTACTCGAATGGAGGCCAAGAATTCCCCTGCCACAAATTGAATCTCACTCACCTGGAGAGACGTGGACTTGAAGGATGTTACGCGGAAGATCCTGGAGAGGATGAAATTAAAGACTGTGGCGCTTGA